The Cyanobacteriota bacterium genome segment GGCAAGGTTTCACCCTGAAATGGTATGTCAAGTTTTTCAACGATGGCCGCATTCTCTCAGCCCTGAAAACTAGCTTGATTGTGGCCCTAGGGGCTGTGGTGATTTCCGCTGTCATCGGCACCATGATGGCTGTTGGTCTATCACGCTATCAATTTCCTGGTAAGACTTTATACAAAGGTGTTGCCTACTTGCCCGTGATTATTCCTGATATTGCGCTGGCAGTCTCAACCCTGGTCTTTCTGGCAGCATTGGCAATTCCCCTCAGCTTGTGGACAATT includes the following:
- a CDS encoding spermidine/putrescine ABC transporter permease PotC, with amino-acid sequence MSQAVSDKRSLDMLIPQEKPKRSISWQAIFTILMFGYMYLPIAVLTIYSFNESPYSARWQGFTLKWYVKFFNDGRILSALKTSLIVALGAVVISAVIGTMMAVGLSRYQFPGKTLYKGVAYLPVIIPDIALAVSTLVFLAALAIPLSLWTI